The following proteins are encoded in a genomic region of Longimicrobium sp.:
- the nuoK gene encoding NADH-quinone oxidoreductase subunit NuoK → MSQIPVEYPLILSALLFSVGVAGVVVRRNIIILFMCVELMLNAVNLAFVALSPFAGVQGQVFVFFVIAVAAAEAAVGLAIVIAAFRHRESVDVKNFSLLRW, encoded by the coding sequence ATGTCCCAGATCCCGGTCGAGTACCCGCTCATCCTCAGCGCCCTCCTCTTCTCCGTGGGAGTGGCGGGGGTGGTGGTGCGGCGCAACATCATCATCCTGTTCATGTGCGTGGAGCTGATGCTCAACGCGGTGAACCTGGCGTTCGTGGCGCTCTCCCCGTTCGCGGGGGTGCAGGGCCAGGTGTTCGTCTTCTTCGTGATCGCCGTGGCGGCCGCCGAGGCCGCGGTCGGCCTGGCGATCGTCATCGCCGCCTTCCGTCACCGGGAGTCGGTGGACGTCAAGAACTTCAGCCTGCTCCGGTGGTAA